A genomic region of Mitsuaria sp. 7 contains the following coding sequences:
- a CDS encoding SMP-30/gluconolactonase/LRE family protein yields the protein MPSPQHTPMASDPSFDRSSDRSFSTSSKTSSETSFNAPLELVLTQSATLGEGLQWHDGRWWWTDIEGATLQAWRPGDAVTSVCPLPDRLGSFAHCRSGRMLLGLSKRLAFSTLDDALALSSLETVTPVDAAEPRTRINDGRTDRRGHFVFGTMNEAKERRTIASFYQFSMRHGLRRLALPAVAIANSLCFSLDGRTMYFCDTLTRRIQQCAYDAESAQVADVRLFAEMDLAQAWPDGSTIDAEGCLWNAQWGAGRVARYDPEGRLMGVFTAPAAHTSCPAIGGPGLDQLMLTTARQELSREALAAQPLSGSLFGLRLPRALGVPDALFDDQ from the coding sequence ATGCCCTCGCCGCAACACACCCCGATGGCGTCCGATCCCTCGTTCGACAGGTCCTCCGACCGGTCGTTCAGCACGTCGTCCAAGACGTCGTCCGAGACGTCGTTCAACGCGCCGCTTGAACTCGTCCTGACGCAGAGCGCGACGCTGGGCGAGGGACTGCAGTGGCACGACGGACGCTGGTGGTGGACCGACATCGAAGGCGCCACGCTGCAGGCCTGGCGTCCCGGCGATGCGGTCACCAGCGTCTGCCCGTTGCCCGATCGGCTCGGCAGCTTCGCGCACTGCCGGTCCGGGCGCATGCTGCTGGGCCTGAGCAAGCGGCTGGCCTTCTCGACGCTGGACGACGCGCTGGCCTTGAGTTCGTTGGAGACCGTGACGCCCGTCGATGCCGCCGAGCCGCGCACCCGCATCAACGACGGCCGCACCGACCGGCGCGGCCACTTCGTGTTCGGCACCATGAACGAGGCGAAGGAACGCCGCACCATCGCGAGCTTCTACCAGTTCTCGATGCGGCATGGGCTGCGCCGCCTGGCCCTGCCCGCCGTCGCGATCGCCAACAGCCTCTGCTTCAGCCTCGACGGCCGCACGATGTACTTCTGCGACACGCTGACCCGACGCATCCAGCAGTGCGCCTACGACGCCGAGAGCGCCCAGGTGGCCGACGTGCGGCTGTTCGCCGAGATGGACCTCGCGCAGGCCTGGCCCGACGGCTCGACCATCGACGCCGAAGGCTGCCTGTGGAACGCCCAATGGGGCGCCGGCCGCGTCGCGCGTTACGACCCCGAGGGCCGGCTGATGGGCGTGTTCACCGCGCCCGCCGCCCACACCAGCTGCCCCGCCATCGGCGGCCCGGGACTGGACCAGCTGATGCTCACCACCGCCCGGCAGGAGCTGAGCCGCGAGGCCCTGGCCGCACAGCCGCTGTCGGGCAGCCTCTTCGGCCTGCGCCTGCCCCGGGCCCTGGGCGTGCCCGACGCCCTGTTCGACGACCAATGA
- the dgoD gene encoding galactonate dehydratase, with product MRITKLTTYRVPPRWMFLKIDTDEGVVGWGEPVIEGRARTVEAAVHELSEYVVGQDPSRINDLWQVMYRAGFYRGGAILMSALAGIDQALWDIKGKVLGQPVHELLGGLVRDRMKVYSWVGGDRPADVINDIRRMREGGFDTFKMNGTEEMAIVDSARKVDEAVARIAEIREAFGHEIEFGIDFHGRVAAPMAKPLLKALEPYRPLFVEEPVLAEQAEYYPRLAEQTTIPLAAGERMYSRFEFKRVFAAGGIAIIQPDLSHAGGITECVKIAAMAEAHDVALAPHCPLGPVALAACLAVDFVSHNAVLQEQSMGIHYNQGAELLDFVSNREDFHIEDGFIRPLRRPGLGVVIDEQRVIEASRNAPDWRNPVWRHADGSVAEW from the coding sequence ATGCGAATCACGAAGCTGACGACCTATCGCGTTCCACCGCGGTGGATGTTCCTGAAGATCGACACCGACGAAGGCGTGGTCGGCTGGGGCGAACCCGTGATCGAAGGTCGCGCGCGCACCGTCGAGGCCGCGGTGCACGAGCTGTCGGAATACGTCGTCGGCCAGGACCCTTCCCGCATCAACGACCTCTGGCAGGTCATGTACCGCGCGGGCTTCTATCGCGGCGGCGCGATCCTGATGAGCGCCCTCGCCGGCATCGACCAGGCGCTGTGGGACATCAAGGGCAAGGTCCTCGGCCAGCCGGTCCACGAGCTGCTGGGAGGCCTGGTCCGCGATCGGATGAAAGTCTATTCCTGGGTCGGCGGCGACCGCCCCGCCGACGTCATCAACGACATCCGGCGCATGCGCGAGGGCGGCTTCGATACCTTCAAGATGAATGGCACCGAAGAGATGGCCATCGTCGACAGCGCCCGCAAGGTGGACGAGGCGGTGGCCCGCATCGCCGAGATCCGGGAGGCCTTCGGCCACGAGATCGAGTTCGGCATCGACTTCCACGGCCGCGTGGCCGCGCCCATGGCCAAGCCGCTGCTCAAGGCGCTGGAACCGTACCGGCCGCTCTTCGTCGAGGAACCCGTGCTCGCGGAGCAGGCCGAGTACTACCCGCGCCTGGCCGAGCAGACGACCATTCCGCTGGCGGCGGGCGAGCGCATGTATTCCCGCTTCGAGTTCAAGCGCGTCTTCGCCGCCGGCGGCATCGCCATCATCCAGCCGGACCTGTCGCATGCCGGCGGCATCACCGAGTGCGTCAAGATCGCCGCGATGGCCGAGGCGCACGACGTGGCCCTCGCCCCCCATTGCCCGCTGGGGCCGGTGGCGCTGGCGGCCTGCCTGGCCGTGGACTTCGTGTCGCACAACGCCGTGCTGCAGGAACAGAGCATGGGCATCCACTACAACCAGGGCGCGGAACTGCTGGACTTCGTCAGCAACCGCGAGGACTTCCACATCGAGGACGGCTTCATCCGGCCGCTGCGCAGGCCCGGCCTGGGCGTGGTGATCGACGAACAGCGCGTCATCGAGGCCAGCCGCAATGCCCCCGACTGGCGCAATCCCGTCTGGCGTCATGCCGACGGCAGCGTCGCGGAATGGTGA
- a CDS encoding LysR substrate-binding domain-containing protein, with amino-acid sequence MPDPRSDRFVRSHLKVRQLVLLVELGRHGSILHAAQAANLTQPAASKLLAELEHALGMKLFDRLPRGVAPTDYGAVMIRRAGAALAELDAGHQEVMELSSGLSGRVAIGAVLTPATTLLPRAVVALKARQPRVHVTITVDTSKPMIQQLQNGELDLVIGRVLDSESAAQLSFEPLSEEPHRIIVRAGHPLAGRSDLSLQELARQAWILPPGGSILRDRLTALFLSAGLDQPHQAVETLSLPVVTSLLGRSDMVVALPEELIQPYRDAGLLTVLDFDLGLRMDAYGIVTRRGHQLSPGAELMLDCLREEAARRVL; translated from the coding sequence ATGCCCGATCCGCGTTCCGACCGCTTCGTCCGATCCCATCTGAAAGTCCGGCAACTCGTGCTGCTCGTGGAGCTGGGCCGCCACGGCTCGATCCTGCATGCGGCGCAGGCCGCCAACCTGACGCAGCCGGCGGCCTCGAAGCTGCTGGCCGAGCTGGAGCACGCGCTGGGCATGAAGCTGTTCGACCGCCTGCCGCGCGGCGTGGCGCCCACCGACTACGGGGCGGTCATGATCCGTCGCGCCGGGGCGGCCCTCGCCGAACTGGACGCCGGACACCAGGAGGTCATGGAGTTGTCGTCGGGGCTGTCGGGCCGGGTGGCCATCGGCGCGGTGCTGACGCCGGCGACCACCCTGCTGCCGCGGGCCGTCGTCGCGCTCAAGGCCCGGCAGCCGCGGGTCCACGTGACCATCACCGTGGACACCAGCAAGCCGATGATCCAGCAACTGCAGAACGGCGAGCTGGACCTCGTCATCGGCCGGGTGCTGGACAGCGAGTCCGCGGCCCAGCTGAGCTTCGAGCCGCTGTCCGAAGAGCCGCACCGCATCATCGTGCGCGCCGGGCATCCGTTGGCCGGGCGAAGTGATCTCAGCCTGCAGGAGCTCGCCCGCCAGGCCTGGATCCTGCCGCCGGGCGGCAGCATCCTGCGGGACCGGCTCACCGCGCTGTTCCTCAGCGCCGGCCTGGACCAGCCGCACCAGGCGGTCGAGACCTTGTCGCTGCCGGTCGTGACCAGCCTGCTGGGCAGGTCCGACATGGTCGTCGCCCTGCCCGAGGAACTGATCCAGCCCTACCGCGACGCAGGCCTGCTGACGGTGCTCGACTTCGACCTGGGGCTGCGCATGGACGCCTACGGCATCGTCACGCGGCGCGGCCACCAGCTGTCGCCGGGCGCCGAACTCATGCTCGACTGCCTGAGGGAAGAAGCCGCGCGTCGGGTCCTCTGA
- a CDS encoding arabinose ABC transporter substrate-binding protein: MPRRAVLALLVVPLAATLALPHAARAAEPVKIGFLVKQAEEPWFQDEWRFAEQAAKDKGFTLVKIGVPNGEKMMAAIDNLAAQKAAGFVICAPDVKLGAAVNRAAKRHNLKVMSVDDQLVDGAGKPIADIPHMGISAYEIGKQAGLGMVEEIKARGWKLDEVGALRVAYDQLPTARDRNQGVLDALKAAGLPPANVVDAPQAKTDTESAFNAANIAFTKNAKFKRWVAFGLNDEAVLGAVRAAEGRGIKQDAMVGIGIGGSQTALSEFSKPTPTGFFGTVLISPKRHGYETAVAVYDWVTQGKAPPPVTLTSGTLATRKNQAEIRKQMGL; encoded by the coding sequence ATGCCACGACGCGCCGTCCTCGCCCTGCTGGTCGTGCCGCTGGCGGCGACCCTCGCGCTGCCGCACGCCGCGCGCGCGGCCGAGCCGGTCAAGATCGGTTTCCTCGTCAAGCAGGCCGAGGAGCCGTGGTTCCAGGACGAATGGCGTTTCGCCGAGCAGGCGGCCAAGGACAAGGGCTTCACGCTGGTGAAGATCGGCGTGCCCAACGGCGAGAAGATGATGGCCGCCATCGACAACCTCGCTGCGCAGAAGGCGGCCGGCTTCGTCATCTGCGCGCCCGACGTGAAGCTGGGCGCGGCCGTGAACCGCGCGGCCAAGCGCCACAACCTCAAGGTCATGTCGGTGGACGACCAGCTCGTCGACGGCGCCGGCAAGCCCATCGCCGACATTCCCCACATGGGCATCTCCGCCTACGAGATCGGCAAGCAGGCCGGCCTGGGCATGGTCGAGGAGATCAAGGCCCGCGGCTGGAAGCTGGACGAGGTCGGCGCCCTGCGCGTGGCCTACGACCAGCTGCCCACCGCGCGTGATCGCAACCAGGGCGTGCTGGACGCGCTGAAGGCCGCCGGCCTGCCGCCCGCCAACGTCGTCGACGCGCCCCAGGCCAAGACGGACACCGAAAGCGCCTTCAACGCCGCCAACATCGCCTTCACCAAGAACGCGAAGTTCAAGCGCTGGGTCGCCTTCGGCCTGAACGACGAGGCGGTGCTCGGCGCCGTGCGCGCTGCCGAAGGCCGCGGCATCAAGCAGGACGCGATGGTCGGCATCGGCATCGGCGGCAGCCAGACCGCGCTGAGCGAATTCTCCAAGCCCACGCCGACGGGCTTCTTCGGCACGGTGCTGATCAGCCCCAAGCGTCACGGCTACGAGACGGCCGTGGCCGTCTACGACTGGGTCACGCAGGGCAAGGCGCCGCCGCCCGTGACGCTGACCAGCGGCACGCTGGCGACGCGCAAGAACCAGGCCGAGATCCGGAAGCAGATGGGCCTGTGA
- a CDS encoding SDR family oxidoreductase, which produces MSARLRGKVALVTGSTQGIGRAVARLFVAEGAKVILNDLAADDHSQALLAELGEDNALFIAADIADESAVQAMVARGADRFGPITVLVNNAGLDIFAEPLAMTAAQWQRCLAVDLEGPMHCSRAVLPGMLDGGGGSIVNIASVHGHRIIPDAFPYAVAKHALIGLTKSLGIQYAARKVRVNSISPGLILSERVVEWLKRLTPEEAQRQIDLLPCKRIGEPIEVAYTALFLASDEARFINATDILIDGGRSQLYHD; this is translated from the coding sequence ATGAGTGCACGTCTGAGAGGCAAGGTCGCGCTGGTGACCGGCTCCACCCAGGGCATCGGCAGGGCCGTGGCCCGTCTCTTCGTCGCGGAGGGGGCGAAGGTCATCCTCAACGACCTGGCCGCCGACGACCACTCGCAGGCGCTGCTGGCCGAACTGGGCGAGGACAACGCCCTCTTCATCGCGGCCGACATCGCCGACGAGTCGGCGGTGCAGGCGATGGTCGCCAGGGGCGCGGACCGTTTCGGTCCGATCACCGTGCTGGTCAACAACGCCGGCCTGGACATCTTCGCCGAGCCGCTGGCGATGACGGCGGCGCAGTGGCAACGCTGCCTCGCCGTGGACCTCGAGGGGCCGATGCACTGCAGCCGCGCCGTGCTGCCCGGCATGCTCGACGGCGGCGGCGGCAGCATCGTCAACATCGCGTCGGTGCACGGTCACCGCATCATCCCGGACGCGTTCCCCTACGCGGTCGCCAAGCACGCGCTGATCGGGCTGACCAAGTCGCTGGGCATCCAATACGCGGCGCGCAAGGTGCGCGTCAACTCGATCTCGCCCGGGCTCATCCTGTCCGAGCGTGTGGTGGAATGGCTCAAGCGCCTGACTCCCGAGGAGGCGCAACGCCAGATCGACCTGCTCCCCTGCAAGCGCATCGGCGAGCCCATCGAGGTGGCCTACACCGCGCTGTTCCTGGCCAGCGACGAGGCCCGGTTCATCAACGCCACGGACATCCTGATCGATGGCGGGCGTTCGCAGCTTTATCACGACTAG
- the araH gene encoding L-arabinose ABC transporter permease AraH, translating into MHPTARALLKEHSMTLGYGLLFVVLALTVENFFSTANVVGLLLSVAQIGMVACTMMLCLASRDFDLSVGSTIAFAGVLGAMVLERTGSAALAVGGGLLAGALIGAGNGVLIAYLRVNALIATLATMLMVRGLAFIASKGQAVGIDHEGFISFGDSTWLGLPLPIWTTALCFLVFGVLLNSTVFGRNTLAIGGNPEAARLAGVRVERLRVWIFLLQGVVTALAGLILSARITSGQPNAATGFELDVISACVLGGVSLQGGKARIFGVVVGVLIMGTVENVMNLLNVDAFYQYLVRGLILLAAVLLDQLKTRGERRA; encoded by the coding sequence ATGCACCCCACCGCCCGCGCCCTCCTCAAGGAGCACAGCATGACGCTGGGCTACGGGCTGCTCTTCGTCGTGCTGGCGCTGACCGTCGAGAACTTCTTCTCCACGGCCAACGTCGTCGGCCTGCTGCTGTCCGTCGCCCAGATCGGCATGGTGGCCTGCACGATGATGTTGTGCCTGGCCTCCCGGGACTTCGACCTCAGCGTGGGCTCCACCATCGCCTTCGCCGGCGTGCTGGGCGCCATGGTGCTCGAGCGCACCGGCAGCGCGGCGCTGGCCGTGGGCGGCGGGCTGCTGGCCGGCGCCCTGATCGGCGCGGGCAACGGCGTGCTGATCGCCTACCTGCGCGTGAACGCGCTGATCGCCACGCTGGCCACCATGCTGATGGTGCGCGGCCTGGCCTTCATCGCCTCCAAGGGCCAGGCCGTGGGCATCGACCACGAGGGCTTCATCAGCTTCGGCGACAGCACCTGGCTGGGCCTGCCGCTGCCGATCTGGACGACGGCGCTGTGCTTCCTGGTCTTCGGCGTGCTGCTGAACAGCACCGTCTTCGGCCGCAACACCCTGGCCATCGGCGGGAACCCGGAGGCGGCGCGCCTGGCGGGGGTGCGCGTGGAGCGGCTGCGGGTCTGGATCTTCCTGCTGCAGGGCGTCGTCACGGCCCTGGCCGGGCTGATCCTGTCCGCCCGCATCACGAGCGGCCAGCCCAACGCGGCCACCGGCTTCGAGCTGGACGTCATCTCGGCCTGCGTGCTGGGCGGCGTGTCGCTGCAGGGCGGCAAGGCGCGCATCTTCGGCGTCGTCGTCGGCGTGCTCATCATGGGCACGGTGGAGAACGTCATGAACCTGCTCAACGTCGACGCCTTCTATCAATACCTGGTACGCGGCCTCATCCTGCTGGCCGCGGTCCTGCTCGATCAACTGAAAACGCGCGGTGAGCGCCGCGCCTGA
- a CDS encoding 2-dehydro-3-deoxygalactonokinase: MPERARLIALDWGSTRLRAFLMGADGEVLGTRESDAGASTLGGTDAFARALEDLVGSWRAQHAGIRLLACGMVGSQHGWREVPYVRCAADAAALAARALPLDDALWIIPGLVDDAGQPDVMRGEETQIIGALARHPELSADACLVLPGTHSKWARVRDGRVTGFATHMTGELYALLRRQSVLSRLMPADDGPPASDDAFLRGLDAAREPAGLGRQLFGVRTLGLFKQLRSEELPDYLSGLLIGHEVASELGDLRRPEATGDAASQRLALVGDPALCRRYALAIGRFGGPSPLLLDNTAPAGLWRLAQIMKLA; this comes from the coding sequence ATGCCTGAGCGCGCGCGCCTGATCGCGCTGGACTGGGGAAGCACGCGGCTCCGCGCCTTCCTGATGGGCGCCGACGGCGAGGTGCTGGGCACGCGCGAGTCCGACGCCGGAGCCTCCACCCTGGGCGGCACCGACGCGTTCGCCCGGGCCCTGGAAGACCTGGTGGGAAGCTGGCGCGCGCAGCACGCGGGCATCAGGCTGCTGGCGTGCGGCATGGTCGGCAGCCAGCACGGCTGGCGCGAAGTCCCGTATGTGCGCTGCGCCGCCGATGCCGCCGCGCTGGCCGCCCGGGCGCTGCCGCTGGACGATGCGCTCTGGATCATTCCCGGCCTCGTCGACGATGCGGGACAGCCGGACGTCATGCGCGGCGAGGAGACGCAGATCATCGGCGCGTTGGCGCGACATCCCGAGCTGTCGGCGGACGCCTGCCTCGTGCTGCCCGGCACGCATTCGAAATGGGCGCGGGTCCGCGATGGCCGCGTCACCGGTTTCGCCACGCACATGACCGGCGAGCTCTACGCCTTGCTGCGCCGGCAGTCGGTGCTCTCGCGGCTGATGCCGGCCGACGACGGCCCGCCCGCGTCGGACGACGCATTCCTTCGCGGTCTGGACGCGGCGCGGGAGCCCGCGGGGCTCGGCCGTCAGCTCTTCGGCGTGCGCACGCTGGGCCTGTTCAAGCAGTTGCGGTCCGAGGAACTGCCCGACTACCTGTCCGGGCTGCTGATCGGCCACGAGGTCGCGAGCGAGCTGGGCGACTTGCGCCGACCGGAGGCGACGGGCGACGCGGCGTCGCAGCGTCTCGCGCTCGTCGGCGATCCGGCCCTGTGCAGGCGCTACGCGCTGGCCATCGGCCGCTTCGGTGGGCCCTCGCCGCTCCTGCTCGACAACACCGCGCCCGCCGGCCTGTGGCGGCTGGCGCAAATCATGAAGCTCGCCTGA
- the araG gene encoding L-arabinose ABC transporter ATP-binding protein AraG: MASLRFDNISKHFPGVKALDGVCFEARAGQVMGLLGENGAGKSTLLKILGGQYRPDGGELRLDGEVCRFSSAGDAIAAGVAIIHQELQYVPELTVAENALLGRLPTRLGLVDHQAARRRVADQLAAIGVDLDPGARLSELSIAQRQMVEICKAVLQDARVIAFDEPTSSLSHRETEILFRLVKRLRAEGRTLIYISHRLEELYELCDACTIFRDGRKIVTHEVMAEVPRERLIADMVGRELRDIYDYRAREHGPERVAVRGLHGDLLPEPLSFSVRRGEVLGFFGLVGAGRTELMRLLYGADTRRGGEVLLDGQAVSDGGPPASIAAGIVLCPEDRKEQGILAHSSVAENINISCRRHGLAGGLFLRPRLEAARADAFIRKLRIKTPHRGQEIRLLSGGNQQKVILARWLAEPHLKLLILDEPTRGIDVGAKNEIYRIIHDVASAGCAVIVVSSELPEVLGIADRVIVMRGGRISGELARADASETAALALALPDGAPPAPLH; encoded by the coding sequence ATGGCGTCGCTGCGATTCGACAACATCAGCAAGCACTTCCCCGGGGTCAAGGCGCTGGACGGTGTCTGCTTCGAAGCGCGCGCCGGCCAGGTGATGGGACTGCTCGGCGAGAACGGCGCCGGCAAGAGCACGCTGCTGAAGATCCTGGGCGGCCAGTACCGGCCCGACGGCGGCGAGTTGCGGCTCGACGGCGAGGTGTGCCGCTTCAGCTCGGCCGGCGACGCGATCGCCGCCGGCGTGGCCATCATCCACCAGGAGCTGCAGTACGTCCCCGAACTGACGGTGGCCGAGAACGCCCTGCTGGGCCGGCTGCCGACGCGCCTGGGCCTGGTGGACCACCAGGCCGCGCGCCGCCGCGTGGCCGATCAGCTGGCGGCGATCGGCGTGGACCTGGATCCGGGCGCGCGGCTGTCCGAGCTGTCCATCGCCCAGCGGCAGATGGTGGAGATCTGCAAGGCGGTCCTGCAGGACGCGCGGGTCATCGCCTTCGACGAGCCCACCAGCAGCCTGTCGCACCGCGAGACGGAGATCCTCTTCCGGCTCGTCAAGCGCCTGCGCGCGGAGGGCCGCACGCTCATCTACATCTCGCACCGCCTGGAAGAGCTGTACGAGCTCTGCGACGCCTGCACGATCTTCCGGGACGGCCGCAAGATCGTCACGCACGAGGTCATGGCCGAGGTCCCGCGTGAACGCCTGATCGCCGACATGGTCGGCCGCGAGCTGCGGGACATCTACGACTACCGCGCGCGCGAGCATGGTCCCGAGCGCGTGGCGGTGCGGGGCCTGCACGGAGACCTACTGCCCGAGCCGCTGAGCTTCAGCGTGCGCCGCGGCGAGGTGCTGGGCTTCTTCGGTCTCGTCGGCGCCGGCCGCACCGAGCTGATGCGGCTGCTCTACGGCGCCGATACGCGCCGCGGCGGCGAGGTCCTGCTCGACGGCCAGGCGGTGTCCGACGGCGGCCCGCCCGCGTCCATCGCGGCAGGCATCGTGCTCTGTCCCGAGGACCGCAAGGAACAGGGCATCCTGGCGCACAGCTCCGTCGCGGAGAACATCAACATCAGCTGCCGGCGTCACGGTCTGGCGGGCGGCCTCTTCCTGCGGCCGCGGCTCGAGGCGGCGCGCGCCGACGCCTTCATCCGCAAGCTGCGCATCAAGACCCCGCATCGCGGGCAGGAGATCCGCCTCCTGTCGGGCGGCAACCAGCAGAAGGTCATCCTGGCGCGGTGGCTGGCCGAGCCGCACCTGAAGCTGCTCATCCTGGACGAGCCGACGCGGGGCATCGACGTCGGCGCCAAGAACGAGATCTACCGGATCATCCACGACGTGGCGTCGGCCGGCTGCGCCGTCATCGTCGTCTCCAGCGAGCTGCCCGAAGTGCTGGGCATCGCCGACCGCGTGATCGTCATGCGCGGCGGACGCATCAGCGGCGAGCTCGCGCGCGCCGACGCCAGCGAGACAGCCGCTCTCGCGCTGGCGCTACCTGACGGAGCGCCGCCGGCGCCCCTGCATTGA
- a CDS encoding DUF4259 domain-containing protein — MHRRAVLISLVATLAHGTARAGTWGHGSFGNDGALDWLGDFLDRPSAASIEATLNAALTSGPLGSFEGESAMAAAEVVAAALGRPAPDLRNDLLAWLRRTDLADYKKLKALAGRAVNAVISGQRSELRELWSPDRVDFAQWQASAQELLKRLGEPRR, encoded by the coding sequence ATGCACCGCCGAGCCGTCCTCATCAGTCTTGTTGCCACGTTGGCGCATGGCACCGCAAGGGCCGGAACCTGGGGGCACGGCAGCTTCGGAAATGATGGCGCGCTTGACTGGCTTGGAGATTTCCTCGACAGACCGTCCGCTGCCTCCATTGAGGCCACGCTCAATGCGGCGCTGACATCCGGTCCGCTGGGGTCGTTTGAAGGCGAGTCCGCGATGGCGGCCGCAGAGGTCGTCGCGGCGGCACTCGGACGACCGGCTCCGGATCTTCGGAATGACTTGCTCGCCTGGCTTCGGCGCACGGATCTTGCGGACTACAAGAAGCTGAAGGCACTCGCAGGACGCGCGGTGAACGCCGTCATCTCCGGCCAGAGGTCCGAGCTGCGTGAGTTGTGGAGCCCCGATCGCGTGGACTTCGCCCAGTGGCAAGCCAGTGCCCAGGAGCTGCTCAAGCGCCTGGGTGAGCCGCGCCGTTGA
- a CDS encoding metalloregulator ArsR/SmtB family transcription factor: MDKVFEALASTPRRKILAYLSETELSAGDIATRFDMTKPSLSKHLKILETAGLVKAEKRGQFVFYSLQRDSLANTLTSFVQQVCPVSTKLRKESKAIASKRS, from the coding sequence ATGGACAAAGTCTTCGAAGCGCTGGCCTCGACGCCGAGGCGCAAGATCCTGGCCTATCTCTCCGAGACGGAACTCTCGGCGGGCGACATCGCGACGCGCTTCGATATGACGAAACCGTCCTTGTCCAAGCACCTCAAGATCCTCGAGACGGCCGGCCTGGTGAAGGCCGAGAAGCGCGGCCAGTTCGTCTTCTACAGCCTGCAGAGGGACAGCCTGGCCAACACGCTCACCAGCTTCGTCCAGCAGGTCTGCCCGGTGTCCACGAAGCTGCGCAAGGAAAGCAAGGCCATCGCATCGAAGCGCAGCTGA
- a CDS encoding 2-dehydro-3-deoxy-6-phosphogalactonate aldolase, whose product MLTTALQHLPLIAILRGVGPDEVEAIGDALHAEGFRLIEVPLNSPRALESIARLARRLPADTVVGAGTVLTATAVAQVRDAGGRLIVMPHADAAVIRAAKALGLSCVPGAATPTEAFAAIDAGADALKLFPAELVTPAVIKAMRAVLPRDLPLLPVGGITPDTMAAFKAAGAAGFGLGSALYGPGLAAVEVGRRARSFVNAWRAL is encoded by the coding sequence ATGTTGACGACCGCGCTGCAACACCTGCCCCTGATCGCCATCCTGCGAGGCGTGGGTCCGGACGAGGTGGAGGCCATCGGCGATGCGCTCCACGCCGAAGGATTCCGCCTCATCGAGGTGCCGTTGAACTCGCCGCGCGCACTCGAGTCCATAGCCCGCCTCGCGCGGCGACTGCCGGCCGACACGGTCGTCGGCGCCGGCACGGTGCTCACGGCCACCGCCGTCGCCCAGGTGCGCGACGCGGGCGGACGACTCATCGTCATGCCGCACGCGGACGCCGCCGTGATCCGGGCCGCCAAGGCGCTCGGCCTGTCCTGCGTGCCGGGCGCGGCCACGCCGACGGAGGCCTTCGCCGCGATCGATGCCGGCGCCGACGCGCTGAAGCTCTTCCCGGCGGAGCTGGTCACGCCCGCCGTCATCAAGGCGATGCGCGCCGTGCTGCCGCGCGACCTGCCGCTGCTGCCGGTCGGCGGTATCACGCCGGACACCATGGCCGCGTTCAAGGCGGCGGGCGCCGCCGGATTCGGCCTGGGATCGGCGCTCTATGGTCCGGGGCTAGCCGCGGTCGAGGTCGGGCGGCGCGCGCGGTCCTTCGTCAACGCCTGGCGCGCCCTCTGA